One region of Halomicrobium urmianum genomic DNA includes:
- a CDS encoding ATP-binding protein — translation MPRIREDEFYAVLQAVDDGVQSVHISGQPGVGKSTFLEELEEELSEWYRTRVLYVREGNTPTTLSQDLLIEARDAVGTLSALINKATGMSVGISPASAGVSTDDRARHLRKLASLSESVNEYKRLIFFVDDVHKLDEPEVTRDFLRELSSTLGENVHLITAGRLSFDDVDYTVHLETFSREETANYFQEEHPDVDDETIDGVYEKLDGHPYYLGLLREAAGDDGTFEIPKEDTRDFIERAYLDSMSEAEEEFIRKTAGLAELDEDICSAVLDDVSRTQARRTLDSLSTKAVVQELGRSEDTGDRVFKVHDLFQEFLYEQLENPEKLHRAAFQYYAEKLYDEVEGSEAPMLEGFVYGLLGNAHLQEIYNGDPEVEQFREEVDRLEFEPHERLQFMFGYAPYAPTPEDQSATLLALELDDYTEWIRGLEPEDDGEELKLEFVGVLFDLMRATVRPNTDVEFDDSSVEIYESTLQRVEDFDFVAFFDEEEQDTAQIIPDMLRLCVHVSAHRDLEEGEHDGGHLTAAYDVLERYGLNRVAVEGFIDNCRELAEEYEAGEQAEEMIEGQMEEFFGQFDQDDATRNTLIRMQSDLYSEMMGLANSAFTAMISESDRLLEFIHECGDSLEQADNPFFVAAWYSFAAHVYRMFAPNADSTRELEEAAQHYAEVRMEYEEDLDNPIYEIEEFEVYDMDFPDLMDEIASSDGDRQLTE, via the coding sequence ATGCCTCGGATACGCGAAGACGAGTTCTACGCGGTTCTTCAAGCTGTGGATGACGGTGTCCAGTCTGTTCACATCTCGGGGCAACCGGGCGTCGGGAAGAGTACGTTCTTGGAGGAATTGGAAGAAGAACTTTCGGAGTGGTACCGAACCCGAGTACTCTACGTTCGTGAAGGCAACACTCCTACAACACTCTCGCAAGATCTCCTCATCGAAGCCCGTGACGCGGTCGGAACTCTCAGTGCTCTGATTAACAAAGCGACTGGAATGAGTGTAGGAATCAGTCCTGCGAGTGCTGGGGTATCCACTGACGACCGCGCACGGCATCTTCGAAAGTTAGCCAGTCTCTCGGAGTCTGTCAACGAGTACAAACGGCTCATTTTCTTCGTCGACGACGTACACAAGCTCGACGAACCGGAGGTCACGCGGGACTTCCTCCGTGAATTATCTTCCACTCTCGGAGAGAATGTCCACCTCATCACGGCAGGACGCCTTTCATTTGATGACGTTGACTACACCGTCCATCTGGAAACGTTCTCACGCGAGGAAACTGCGAACTATTTCCAAGAGGAGCACCCAGACGTCGACGACGAAACGATAGACGGCGTCTACGAGAAGTTGGACGGCCATCCCTATTATCTCGGTCTACTCAGGGAGGCTGCAGGTGACGACGGTACATTCGAGATTCCCAAAGAGGACACACGGGACTTCATCGAGAGAGCGTACCTTGACTCGATGTCGGAGGCTGAAGAGGAGTTCATTCGGAAGACTGCGGGACTTGCTGAGTTGGACGAAGACATCTGCTCGGCAGTATTGGATGACGTGAGTCGCACACAGGCCCGGCGCACTCTTGACTCTCTGAGCACCAAGGCAGTCGTTCAGGAATTAGGTCGCTCAGAAGACACCGGAGATAGAGTGTTCAAAGTCCACGACCTATTCCAAGAATTCCTCTACGAGCAACTCGAGAACCCAGAAAAGCTCCACCGAGCAGCGTTCCAATACTACGCAGAGAAGCTCTATGATGAGGTTGAGGGAAGTGAAGCACCCATGCTGGAGGGATTCGTGTACGGATTGCTTGGGAATGCCCACCTGCAAGAGATTTACAACGGGGACCCGGAGGTCGAACAATTTCGTGAGGAAGTCGACCGGTTGGAGTTTGAGCCTCACGAACGCCTTCAGTTTATGTTCGGATACGCTCCATATGCACCTACACCTGAGGACCAATCTGCTACACTGCTCGCTCTGGAGCTAGATGACTATACGGAATGGATCCGTGGTCTGGAACCAGAAGATGACGGGGAAGAGCTAAAATTAGAATTCGTCGGAGTGCTGTTCGATTTGATGCGGGCCACAGTCCGACCCAATACCGATGTCGAATTCGATGATTCGTCTGTGGAGATCTATGAGTCCACGTTACAGCGGGTCGAGGACTTCGACTTCGTCGCGTTCTTCGATGAAGAGGAGCAAGACACGGCTCAGATTATCCCTGACATGCTCCGCCTATGTGTACATGTCTCTGCCCACCGAGACCTTGAGGAGGGTGAACATGATGGTGGACACCTGACTGCAGCCTACGATGTACTGGAGAGGTATGGCCTGAATCGAGTTGCTGTTGAAGGGTTCATTGACAACTGCCGAGAATTGGCTGAGGAATATGAAGCAGGTGAGCAGGCGGAAGAGATGATCGAGGGCCAGATGGAGGAGTTCTTCGGGCAGTTTGACCAAGACGATGCGACCCGGAATACCCTCATTCGAATGCAGTCAGACCTCTACAGCGAGATGATGGGGCTGGCGAACTCGGCGTTCACTGCGATGATTTCAGAGTCCGACCGCCTACTGGAGTTCATCCACGAGTGCGGTGACAGTCTGGAGCAAGCAGATAATCCATTCTTCGTCGCTGCGTGGTACTCGTTCGCTGCCCACGTCTACCGGATGTTCGCCCCGAATGCGGATTCCACAAGGGAACTGGAAGAAGCTGCTCAGCACTACGCAGAGGTCCGTATGGAGTACGAAGAAGATCTCGATAATCCTATCTATGAGATCGAAGAGTTCGAAGTCTACGACATGGACTTCCCTGACTTGATGGACGAGATCGCCAGTAGCGATGGAGACCGCCAGCTGACGGAATAA
- a CDS encoding homing endonuclease associated repeat-containing protein, giving the protein MKIEGDYTCDICGESFETNVGIAGHIAGHKQSISPDHIIEELRRVAEQKGRTPMQPEVEKETEFTVGAVQSTFGSWRDGLREAGLEPLDHSYSGEELTDELRRVAEMLGHSPSVREMKKYGEVSPGAVTWQFGSWNTGLDAAGLSTTKSTKVTRQEVITAIQALADDLGRPPTAYEMDEQGEYATKVAQWRFGSWNAALQEAGFNPHTRRNISEEELLQELTQLRDELGHVPSSVEVRKHEEITIYPYIHRYGSWKQAVEAAGLEYRGQPSGPDHPHWKGGYGDISYGPNWYKQRKRALGRDDFECQMPGCTIDREAHHERWDRDLNVHHITPLGTFIDADGVLDYERSNRLENLVTLCQRHHMMWEQFAPLQPDIR; this is encoded by the coding sequence ATGAAAATTGAAGGAGACTACACGTGCGACATCTGTGGCGAATCGTTCGAGACGAACGTTGGGATCGCAGGCCATATAGCAGGCCACAAGCAGTCAATCTCACCAGACCACATCATCGAGGAGCTCAGACGCGTCGCCGAACAGAAAGGCCGAACGCCGATGCAACCCGAAGTTGAGAAGGAGACGGAGTTTACAGTTGGTGCCGTACAATCAACGTTCGGGAGTTGGAGAGATGGGCTGAGAGAAGCGGGGCTTGAACCACTCGATCACTCGTACTCAGGAGAGGAGCTAACCGACGAGTTGCGGCGCGTGGCCGAGATGCTCGGTCACTCCCCGTCAGTAAGGGAAATGAAGAAATATGGAGAAGTATCTCCAGGTGCGGTAACATGGCAATTCGGATCGTGGAATACCGGACTCGATGCTGCAGGGCTGTCGACGACGAAATCGACCAAAGTCACACGGCAAGAAGTAATCACAGCAATTCAGGCCCTCGCTGACGACCTTGGGCGGCCACCGACCGCCTATGAAATGGATGAACAAGGGGAGTATGCAACGAAAGTCGCCCAGTGGCGCTTCGGTAGTTGGAACGCTGCACTTCAGGAAGCGGGTTTTAACCCACATACGCGGCGAAATATCTCAGAAGAGGAGTTACTTCAGGAGCTGACTCAGCTCCGCGATGAGCTGGGTCATGTGCCCTCATCTGTTGAAGTGCGAAAACACGAAGAGATCACGATCTACCCATACATCCATCGGTATGGGTCATGGAAGCAGGCCGTGGAGGCAGCCGGGCTCGAGTACCGGGGGCAACCGAGCGGACCAGATCATCCGCACTGGAAGGGCGGCTACGGGGACATTTCGTACGGACCGAACTGGTACAAGCAGCGCAAACGCGCGTTGGGGCGTGACGACTTCGAGTGCCAGATGCCGGGCTGTACAATTGACCGAGAGGCACACCACGAACGCTGGGATCGTGACCTGAACGTCCACCACATTACGCCACTTGGCACATTCATCGATGCCGATGGCGTCCTCGACTACGAACGGTCGAACCGGCTTGAGAACTTGGTCACGCTCTGTCAGCGACACCATATGATGTGGGAACAGTTCGCTCCGCTCCAGCCCGATATTCGCTAA